One Gammaproteobacteria bacterium DNA window includes the following coding sequences:
- a CDS encoding conserved hypothetical protein (Evidence 4 : Unknown function but conserved in other organisms) encodes MLESSGDARLDRALGTLLADMASKFEVRPGFAFYDDADGRNALAMEKSYLPNTQGTVLFGRGLLTQELNRGQNGDMPVMGICAHEFGHIVQYRRGVYERLMAGRETAKRVELHADFLAGYYIGRRGLDYGENQLVALGRAWEELGDNNFSDPLHHGTREERLQAVETGYHMATASRAGLAEAIEGGLYYLRA; translated from the coding sequence TTGCTTGAAAGTTCGGGTGACGCGCGGCTGGATCGGGCGTTGGGGACTCTTCTGGCGGACATGGCGAGTAAATTCGAGGTTCGTCCCGGTTTTGCCTTCTATGACGACGCCGATGGCAGGAACGCCCTGGCCATGGAAAAGAGTTACCTGCCCAACACCCAGGGAACGGTGCTGTTCGGACGTGGTCTGCTGACGCAGGAATTGAATCGTGGGCAAAATGGCGACATGCCGGTCATGGGTATTTGCGCGCATGAATTTGGCCATATCGTGCAATATCGTCGGGGGGTGTACGAACGATTGATGGCGGGACGGGAAACCGCGAAGCGGGTGGAACTACACGCCGATTTCCTCGCCGGTTATTACATTGGCCGGCGCGGCCTGGATTACGGAGAGAATCAGCTCGTGGCGCTGGGACGGGCGTGGGAAGAGCTGGGAGACAACAATTTTTCCGATCCACTGCATCACGGCACGCGGGAAGAACGCTTGCAGGCGGTCGAAACCGGATACCACATGGCGACGGCAAGCCGTGCCGGTCTCGCCGAGGCGATTGAGGGTGGGCTATATTATTTGCGTGCGTAA
- a CDS encoding hypothetical protein (Evidence 5 : Unknown function), with product MCDKQRLHGGRRWFLKGMTGIGAGLLLEGCANTGSQAVLDLTPVIRPLADLKVTNARGCALVGSQAQGVIARLSQLAASG from the coding sequence ATGTGTGACAAACAACGATTGCATGGCGGTCGTCGCTGGTTTTTGAAAGGAATGACGGGAATTGGCGCCGGACTTTTATTGGAAGGTTGCGCGAATACGGGAAGTCAGGCCGTTTTGGATTTGACCCCCGTCATCAGGCCACTGGCAGATCTCAAGGTGACGAACGCGCGGGGATGCGCTCTGGTCGGATCGCAGGCCCAAGGTGTGATCGCGCGGCTGTCACAACTGGCGGCGTCGGGATAA